TCGGCCGGAATCTGGACCGAGTAGTTCTCCAGGTAATGGATCGAATCGACTCGCCAGATCCACACCCCATCCGAGACCAGTGAAGGGCCACTGCGGATCGACTTGGCAGGATCGATCAGATCGGTGACATCCCCCGGCACATCGAAAATCGGTGTTCCAGCCTTCATGTAACCCGCGACCAAGCCCCGATCCTCAATCGGTTGGCTGGTCCCCGAGGCACGCAACACCGGAAGTTCGTCTCGCACCTTCCGAAACATCTCGCGGTAGATCCCGACGGGCTTCAACCCACCTGCGGTCGTGTCTCCGGACATCGTGCAACCCCCGATCTGGCTAACCATGTACAGCAATCACACTACTGGCCGGCACGGCCTGTGAGGGGTGCGCACCCCACGCGCCTGTCAGTCGACGCGGTGGTGCTGGCAGCAAAGCCGGTTTCGGCCGATTCATCATTCGAAAGAGCTGTTTGGACGGCTGCTATAGTGCGGGCGATACGCTGATGAGAGGTGCTGTGGGGTGGCTGATCTGGACGGCGAGTGGATTCAGCAGCGGGCAGAGTTGCTCGAAGAAGGCAACCGTTTGAAGGCGCTGTACGACTCGATCGGGTACACGGCAGAGGGCAAAGCGGCTATTTATCGAGTGATCGAGCTGCGCAAGCAGTATGCGAAGCTCCTGCCCGAAATACCGGTGTCACGGTGTCCCTTCTCCGGAAGCGCGGTGAGTTGGCCACTGGACAACATCGATTTGGATGGCTGGTTCTGGGAGTGGGACAAGCCCAGCCGCCGCCGCGTATCGAAGGTGCAACCGACCTGGTTGGCAATGGGCGGCGCGATGCGCTTGGCCGAGCCCGTCACATCGACGCCGTTCGATTGCATGCCGGGTCCCGGCGCACCCTACGTGGTCCCGCGGCTGCTCAACTTGGCCGAGACTCGCGCTGTAATCGCCGAGGTCCCCGTAGGTCGCCACACAGGCTGGGCGATAACGTATTTCACTACCCACCGTCCGGACGGGCTTGCGTTGGAAGACCTGTGGGGCAGCAAGACCTACGACCTCTATGACTCGCAGGGCAATTGGCGAGCATGGAGCGACTACCCCCAATCTCACCTCGACTACAGCTTCGACCTTCGCCCCTGGCTCGAGTCCGGCAAGCTGCTCTGGATAGCCCCGAACGACGACTCCGCGACCCTCCGAGAAGGCACGGCTGACTGCCCGTACCTCGACCTGGAAGGCGATCACCGATTGCAACTGGCCTTCGAGGGCAACGTCACCCACTGGTAGCTCCCAAGCATGAGCAGCATGGATCGAGTGGTTCTTCTCTTGGAAGGGGGACCCGCCCGATCACGATGATGTCTCCTGGAACGGCGACTACTACGTGCGGGAGATGAAAGAGCAGAAGCCGCGCCCCAGGACTAGCACTAGGCCGGCGGTTCAGCCGTTGGGTTCGTTTCGGGGGATTCAGTTGATGGTCCTGAGGCACTGCGGTTTCGGGGAGCGAGGACTCGGACGGAACCCCCTCGTTCATTTATCCAACGTTCCAATTGCGAACCGCCCAACTCAAGTTCATCGTCGTCAGCAACGAGCTTAATCGGCCCGAATAGGGTTCCATGCAGACCTTCGAACACTGTGTCCTGGTCCACTGTCACCTTGAAGGTGTTCTCCTCCACTGTTGCGTTGGACAGGTTCGCTCCTCGGAAATCGACCTGGATCAGGGATGATCCCATCAGGGCGGCGCCTCGCAGTGAAGCGCCGACAGCGTCAACGCCGTAGAGGGAGGCCCCGACCAGATTTGCGCCATCGAGGATCGCATTTCGGAGAATCGCGTCGTCGAGGTTCACGCGGACGAGGGAGGTGTTTGTCAGATCTGCGCTGGTAAAATCGGCTCCCGCAGCGTCAGAGCGATACAGCTCAGCGTCGGTCAACTTGGCGTTGATGAATTTTGTTTCAGCGAACCAGGATTCGGAGAAATCGCCGCCGGACAGGTCTGAATCGCTGAGGTCGAGCCCACTGGCATCGAGCCCGCCTGACTTGTGCTCGAGTAGCCAGTCGCGCACACGCGCCGAGGCTTCCGCATCGTGCGGCAATCCGCGCGGAACCCAGCTCTTATGGGTACCAGATGACATCGTCGTCCCATCCGTGTGTTTGTATTATTTGCTGAATATCGTCGATCGCAGCCTGGTTGGCATTGCGTAGATCGATGATAACGGTTCGATTCTTCTCTTCGATCTGCTCACGCAGCTTCTCGACCCATCGACTGTTCTTGGCTGGGTCGTACGCGCCCTTGAAAGGCCTCGACTTATCGCGCGCGTTGTTGAACGGTGGCCAGTCCGAATGAACACCCTTGATGTCGTAGTACTTCTGAGCGCTTTTTGAATGGAACTCGCCGCGATCCGCCTGGTCCGGACGCTGTATGTCCTCAGGGAGTCGACCCTGTTCCCGTAGATCAAGGCCTACGCGAGCTTCGTCCTTCGAAGGCTCGGATATGCCTCCGTTTTTGTCCGGATCTCGTTGAAGGTGGTCGAACTCGTTGGGGTGCCTGCTCTCGACCTGGTCGAGGTGCTGCCAATGTTGTGCCTGTTGCTTCGGGGTGAGTTCGGGTCCCGGGCCTGTTCGAGCTGTGCCTTCCGCGTCAGGTCCGCCGTCACTGCCGTCGAGCATTTCCGGTCGGTAGCCGGGAAGGTGCTTGTCGAGGCCGAGTGCTTTTGCGGCTTCTGGGGATTCGGCGAGTGGAGCGTTGGCTTCGGGGCCGGGGCGGTTTTCGTGGGCGCGGAGGACGTCAGATGGGTGCGAGGCATCCTTGATCCCCGCTTCGATCTCCTTGCGGAGGGTGGCCAGCTGGTGTTCGGGGCTGTCGATTCGGGTGAGAACCGGTTCGAAACCTTCGCCGCGGTCGATGAACAGCATCGGGACGCGGTGGCCGTCGATGAGGACATCAATTGGTGTTTTGAAGCCGGGGTTCACCAGTGCCCGGTAGGCCTCGGGGTTGAAATCGGGGTGGTTCGCCAATTCGTCGACCATGTCTCGCAGGCGTGTGGTGTCGGACTCCAGCTTCTGGTGCTGCTCGGCCGCGTAGCGTGTGCGTTCGTCCGGGTTGGCGTCGGGGTGTGTTTCGTTGAAACGGTTCTTGATGTCGCTGTCGAGCGCTTGGAGTTGTTTCGCATGCAGCTCGTCCAGCTTGCCGTCGACGTGCCAGGGGATCATCTCGCGGTCGACTCCCGGGACGTCCTTCCCAGCCCACTCGAGCACCGGTTGCTCGTGAGGGCGGAATTGCACCAGCGGCTCCTTCTTGGGCCCGGGTGGAGCATCGAACTGGTGGTTGTCGATGATGGGCTCGAAGTTGCGGGTGCGCTGGAATTCGCTGTTCGGCTCCCAGTACACGTGTGGGCCGTGCTGGACGCCTGCATCGAGTTCGATCAGCGCATCCTCGTGAATCCTGAGTTCTTCGGCGGTGAGCCGGCTTCCGTCGCTGTGGCGGATGTCGAACAGATCGTGGTCACCGGCAATCGACCGATACTTGCCCTTGAAGAAGCCTTGGACGATTCCATCCTCGGTGACCCTGAATCGCGCACCGAGCTTCTTCATGTACTCGCTGTACGCCTCGAAGTCCTTGTTGCGCTTCGCTAGCCGGTCCTTCAGCTGTTCCATTCGTTCCGGAGAAACGGTGCCTTCCTCGGGTAGCTTCAGCATCCCTGGTTCGAAACGGCCGACCAGGCCCTTGGCCCATTCGGGCGCACCCAGATCGACGTCGTCCTGGTCGATGGTTTTGTCCTTGACTTCCATCGGTTTCGGCATTGCGCCATCGCGCAGATGCGGGACGGAATCGGGGTTGGTGGGACGGACTTCGATCAGCAGATCATGCTCGTCGCCGTAGTCCTGGAACTTCTGCTGGTTGACCTCGGGAATGCCGTGGTCGAGCTCGATTTCGGCTGCGGTGAGCGGGATCGGCTCCGGCCGTGCTTCGGGGTCGTGTACCGGA
This sequence is a window from Nocardia yunnanensis. Protein-coding genes within it:
- a CDS encoding pentapeptide repeat-containing protein, whose amino-acid sequence is MSSGTHKSWVPRGLPHDAEASARVRDWLLEHKSGGLDASGLDLSDSDLSGGDFSESWFAETKFINAKLTDAELYRSDAAGADFTSADLTNTSLVRVNLDDAILRNAILDGANLVGASLYGVDAVGASLRGAALMGSSLIQVDFRGANLSNATVEENTFKVTVDQDTVFEGLHGTLFGPIKLVADDDELELGGSQLERWINERGGSVRVLAPRNRSASGPSTESPETNPTAEPPA